A part of Cannabis sativa cultivar Pink pepper isolate KNU-18-1 chromosome 6, ASM2916894v1, whole genome shotgun sequence genomic DNA contains:
- the LOC115725326 gene encoding zinc finger protein CONSTANS-LIKE 5, whose translation MGLIGNGGGGWGIVGKPCDSCKSAASAAVFCRADSAFLCLSCDTKIHCANKLASRHERVWVCEVCEQAPAAVTCKADAASLCVSCDADIHSANPLAQRHERVPVEPFYDSTDSIVRSSAALNFFAVPASGACSDETGGGACRNDEASLPWMISNPNFDSKLMVAATAAEEEEEPNVVVKSSTDNLFFSEMDSFLDFDYSNTIHSSSITDSVVPVKIKPNPPSSIVNNSENCFDIDFCRSKLSSFNYPAQCLSQSVSSSSIDVGIVPDGNSISEISFSFGGSLNQNSSTDPLPSISASTNSSEPTQLCGLDREARVLRYKEKRKNRRFEKTIRYASRKAYAETRPRIKGRFAKRTETETDLDLEPIYGSAAAAAAFIAESQYGVVPTF comes from the exons ATGGGATTAATTGGTAACGGCGGTGGAGGTTGGGGTATCGTAGGGAAGCCTTGTGACTCGTGCAAATCGGCGGCTTCAGCCGCCGTATTTTGCCGAGCTGACTCGGCTTTCTTGTGTCTAAGCTGCGACACCAAGATCCACTGCGCCAACAAGCTGGCGTCGCGCCACGAGCGAGTTTGGGTCTGCGAAGTCTGCGAGCAAGCTCCAGCCGCCGTTACCTGCAAAGCTGACGCGGCTTCGCTATGCGTTTCATGCGACGCCGATATCCACTCGGCTAATCCGTTAGCTCAGCGCCACGAGCGAGTTCCCGTGGAGCCGTTCTACGACTCAACCGACTCTATTGTCCGCTCCTCTGCTGCACTTAATTTCTTCGCCGTACCTGCTAGTGGCGCGTGCTCTGACGAGACCGGTGGTGGCGCGTGTCGTAACGATGAAGCTTCTTTGCCTTGGATGATTTCTAATCCTAATTTTGATTCTAAGCTCATGGTGGCGGCGACGGCGGCGGAGGAGGAGGAAGAACCTAATGTTGTTGTGAAATCGAGTACTGATAATTTGTTCTTCTCTGAAATGGATTCGTTTCTTGATTTTGATTACTCAAACACGATTCACTCTAGCTCCATAACCGATAGCGTCGTTCCGGTTAAAATCAAACCGAATCCTCCATCTTCGATTGTAAACAACTCAGAAAATTGCTTCGACATTGATTTTTGCAGATCTAAGCTCTCCTCGTTCAATTACCCTGCGCAGTGTCTCAGCCAAAGC GTCTCATCATCGTCAATAGATGTAGGAATAGTCCCCGACGGAAACTCCATATCCGAAATATCATTCTCTTTCGGCGGAAGCTTGAATCAAAACTCATCGACCGATCCACTGCCTAGCATTTCAGCATCAACGAACTCGTCCGAGCCAACTCAGCTCTGCGGATTAGATCGAGAAGCGAGAGTTTTGAGGtacaaagagaagagaaagaacagAAGATTCGAGAAGACGATTCGTTACGCTTCGAGAAAAGCTTACGCAGAAACTCGTCCGAGAATCAAAGGGCGTTTCGCTAAGCGAACCGAAACAGAGACCGATCTCGATCTCGAACCAATCTACGGCTCAGCCGCTGCTGCAGCAGCTTTTATAGCCGAGTCTCAATACGGCGTCGTTCCAACGTTTTGA